From the genome of Gorilla gorilla gorilla isolate KB3781 chromosome 4, NHGRI_mGorGor1-v2.1_pri, whole genome shotgun sequence, one region includes:
- the PANK3 gene encoding pantothenate kinase 3, which yields MKIKDAKKPSFPWFGMDIGGTLVKLSYFEPIDITAEEEQEEVESLKSIRKYLTSNVAYGSTGIRDVHLELKDLTLFGRRGNLHFIRFPTQDLPTFIQMGRDKNFSTLQTVLCATGGGAYKFEKDFRTIGNLHLHKLDELDCLVKGLLYIDSVSFNGQAECYYFANASEPERCQKMPFNLDDPYPLLVVNIGSGVSILAVHSKDNYKRVTGTSLGGGTFLGLCSLLTGCESFEEALEMASKGDSTQADKLVRDIYGGDYERFGLPGWAVASSFGNMIYKEKRESVSKEDLARATLVTITNNIGSVARMCAVNEKINRVVFVGNFLRVNTLSMKLLAYALDYWSKGQLKALFLEHEGYFGAVGALLGLPNFS from the exons ATGAAGATCAAAGATGCCAAGAAACCCT CTTTCCCATGGTTTGGCATGGACATTGGGGGAACTCTAGTAAAGCTCTCGTACTTTGAACCTATTGATATCACAGCAgaggaagaacaagaagaagTTGAGAGTTTAAAAAGTATTCGGAAATATTTGACTTCTAACGTGGCATATGGATCCACCGGCATTCGGGATGTACACCTTGAACTGAAAGATTTAACTCTTTTTGGCCGAAGAGGGAACTTGCACTTTATCAGGTTTCCAACCCAGGACCTGCCTACTTTTATCCAAATGGGAAGAGATAAAAACTTCTCAACATTGCAGACGGTGCTATGTGCTACAGGAGGTGGTGCTTACAAGTTTGAAAAAGATTTTCGCACA atTGGAAACCTCCACCTGCACAAACTGGATGAACTTGACTGCCTTGTAAAGGGCTTGCTGTATATAGACTCTGTCAGTTTCAATGGACAAGCCGAGTGCTATTATTTTGCTAATGCCTCAGAACCTGAGCGATGCCAAAAGATGCCTTTTAACCTGGATGATCCCTATCCACTGCTTGTAGTGAACATTGGCTCAGGAGTCAGTATTTTAGCAGTCCATTCCAAAGACAACTATAAACGAGTGACTGGGACAAG ccTTGGAGGGGGTACCTTTCTGGGTTTATGCAGTTTATTGACTGGCTGTGAAAGTTTTGAAGAGGCTCTTGAAATGGCATCCAAAGGTGATAGCACACAAGCTGACAAGCTGGTCCGTGATATTTATGGAGGAGATTATGAAAGATTTGGTTTGCCAGGTTGGGCTGTAGCATCTAG tTTTGGGAATATGATTTATAAGGAGAAGCGAGAATCTGTTAGTAAAGAAGATCTGGCAAGAGCTACTTTAGTTACTATCACCAATAACATTGGTTCTGTGGCACGAATGTGTGCTGTTAATgag aaaataaacagagTTGTCTTTGTTGGAAACTTCTTACGTGTCAATACCCTCTCAATGAAACTTTTGGCATATGCACTGGATTACTGGTCAAAAGGTCAACTAAAAGCATTGTTTCTAGAACATGAG gGATACTTTGGAGCAGTTGGTGCACTTCTTGGGCTGCCAAATTTCAGCTAA